In Halobacteriovorax marinus SJ, the following proteins share a genomic window:
- a CDS encoding energy transducer TonB: MNSSLIFGIFISLVFHSLLVIDLSIKSEAEVTMKMSSSKSSFKVNLNKEKKSPERKGIGQNKKVSNEVKTDESNLAKTSVHVANQFKPQYPYRSRLFSEEGVVFVNVKIDKSAKVIDASIAKSSGFERLDNAALEAARKSFFTVTQKGRESVVEYVLEFNFKLNEGE; the protein is encoded by the coding sequence ATGAATAGCTCGCTCATCTTTGGAATATTTATATCTCTAGTTTTTCACTCACTATTAGTGATTGATCTAAGTATTAAGAGTGAAGCAGAAGTAACGATGAAGATGAGCTCTTCAAAATCATCATTTAAAGTTAACTTGAATAAGGAGAAGAAGTCCCCTGAGCGTAAAGGTATTGGTCAGAATAAGAAAGTTAGCAATGAAGTTAAAACAGATGAATCTAATTTGGCTAAGACTTCCGTCCACGTTGCGAATCAATTTAAGCCTCAATATCCCTATCGCTCGAGACTCTTCTCAGAAGAGGGAGTTGTCTTTGTGAATGTTAAAATTGATAAGAGCGCTAAGGTTATTGATGCAAGTATTGCAAAGAGTAGCGGGTTTGAGAGACTTGATAATGCAGCACTTGAGGCGGCAAGAAAGAGCTTTTTTACGGTCACGCAAAAGGGAAGGGAGAGTGTCGTAGAATATGTGTTAGAATTTAATTTCAAATTAAATGAGGGAGAGTAA
- a CDS encoding ABC transporter substrate-binding protein — translation MLLRILVIFVLSFAALGEQRISSTVPSLSETLYELGLDSEVVGVSRFCLFDKKFCSKDKIGTSLDINYEKILKLNTSIVLLSSKASSKQINNLKKLGVETIALAHDRLDDVFHSINFLGKKFSREKRAKELIDNLNKYLTKKSKKKPLKVLFLISSSLRDGEIVKALAAGEETFYSDILDRIGHQNVLSGGSAAYPEIGRERLLSLEYDVIFEIYGAHNKDSMKSHEQAWKKILKESKKTKYIQLYGDYHFIPGPRVWKIAEDIKNSLEVSHVKN, via the coding sequence GTGCTACTAAGGATTTTGGTTATTTTTGTACTTTCTTTTGCTGCTTTAGGTGAGCAAAGAATAAGTAGTACTGTTCCAAGTCTTAGTGAAACTTTATATGAGCTTGGACTTGATTCTGAGGTCGTTGGTGTGAGTAGGTTTTGTCTATTCGATAAGAAATTTTGTAGTAAAGATAAAATTGGAACATCTCTAGATATTAATTATGAAAAAATATTGAAGCTAAATACAAGTATTGTACTTCTTAGTTCTAAGGCCTCATCTAAACAAATTAATAACTTGAAAAAGTTAGGTGTTGAGACAATAGCACTTGCTCATGACAGATTAGATGATGTCTTCCATTCCATCAATTTCTTAGGAAAGAAGTTCTCTAGAGAGAAAAGGGCCAAGGAATTAATTGATAATTTAAATAAGTACTTAACAAAGAAGTCCAAGAAAAAGCCTTTGAAAGTGTTATTTCTGATCTCGAGCTCTCTTCGTGATGGTGAGATTGTAAAGGCATTGGCCGCTGGAGAGGAAACTTTCTACTCTGATATCCTAGATAGAATTGGACACCAAAATGTGCTATCTGGAGGAAGTGCCGCCTATCCAGAAATAGGAAGAGAGAGACTTCTATCTCTAGAATACGATGTTATTTTTGAAATCTATGGCGCTCATAATAAGGACTCTATGAAGAGTCATGAGCAAGCTTGGAAAAAAATATTGAAAGAAAGTAAAAAGACTAAGTATATTCAACTTTATGGAGACTATCACTTTATCCCTGGTCCTAGAGTATGGAAGATTGCAGAGGATATAAAGAATTCTTTAGAGGTGAGCCATGTTAAAAATTAA